DNA from Danaus plexippus chromosome 6, MEX_DaPlex, whole genome shotgun sequence:
AATGATATTCTAAGGGAAGTGAACAATGCTCAGATTGCATTACAAAGTAAAGGTTTATGTGTTGATGAAATAATCATCAAACTAGAAGCACCTCGTTTATTCACTGGAGAGAAACGATTGCCTCTAGCAGAACAGGCAATAAATTTTGCTGTACAAAAATCGGAAGAATACAGTATTTCGATGGAACGACGAATTCGTCGAAAGAAACGCATGCCCGGTGAGTTAGCATCGTCCACCGATGCAGGACTTGTTCTTAGAGCGGAACTTCATAAGGACATGTTAGAATGTCTTGACAGATTCAATATTGAACTCGAAACAAGAGTAAAGTCCATTAAAGACGTAACTTCATTGATCGAGGTTGTGCGGTCGAAGACCTTGCTTTCGGCAAACACTGAACAGTTAAAATTtgctatttcaaaatttactaACCTTTACGATGAAGTAGCAGAAACAGAACTACTTTTAGAAATACCAAGATTGAgaagatatttaaaagctGCTAATATTACTATCTCTAATTGGGTGACACTGGACTATTTGATATTCATTGTGGAATGGGATTTTACAGAATCTCTTCCGAATCTAACGGTCacactaaatttatttataacaatattagcATCAGTTGCTTCATGTGAGAGAAGTTTcagcaaattaaaattaattaaaaattacttgcgGTCTACAATGACTGAAACCAGATTAAACAATCTTGGTATTTTAACGATAGAACATGAAGCAACacaaagtataaattttgaagACGTGATTTCGGAGTTCGCAAGTGTAAAAGCTAGAAGGaagaaattttgaattttagcatactattttttttttcacataatatacttatatttgtaatactcgtattttaataaaacataaatgattattacttatttttattttacaagttttGATTGAGTTTTGGGGTGACACCTACAAAATCCGCCCCGGGTGCCACCTATGCTAGCTACGCCACTGAATACACTCGTAGACTGTATTTCATCAATAACGTCTGACGATAAATTTTTCGCTATTTCTTTTACAGCTGACTGTTGTATAACTGAACGAACATTCCTACCGACctgtatataatgaaacaacactttatttatgatattgttgtaatttttgcTAGTTTAACTCCAGAGAACATGAAacgcaaatatttttaatggaagagaattgttaacaatataagaataaaaaatttattcgttttaatattataaagtagataatttaaaatacgataTTCATAttagcataaaataaaacacgatGCCATTTgccaatatataaattcaaactttttatatttccccAGCGTTCAATACTTCATCTGGAAGTTATCTCAACCAGACTTAGTGGgaaataaaggaaaataattcGCTAAGGGACGAAAATTCCAGAATATTTGATGTACTTTTTCAAATTAGttcataatttgatattttttgataattagtGGCGATCGTGGGGCGCTCGTTTAGTAATACCCAGAGCACCGCAGCGAGCAGTCCACGCTGACATGAACCACTGACACGGAAACAACAAGGTACTGTttgttatagtatatatattattattaaaggaaTAGAAAcaggatattattaaatatgaagggaataaaaaaagtgctttctaaaatatagatatagcATATAAAGatacagacaaaaaaaaacacttagtgttttaatttttattaaataataaattattttgtttaatttgaattccatatttataaatatgtaagaaAATAGATTATAACGGTTACTTGTCTGATTTTAACGgatgaatgttttaataacagtgtctcattattaatattatctgtaatGTGCAGAAGGTCGGATGTGTCTTGCGTCCATACAGACCTCAATGCAGTTCCATTAATCGATAGATCTAGCTGTAATTGGTCGAATCCTTATAACGGTTCTAGTTACTGATATCTAGGTCCTAAACTAACTAAGTTTTTAGTTATACGTTGCTGAGATTGGAGAAATTTAtgtctattaattatataacaaaaataactacttttcattaatgttagacatattttttttattatttctgtatattaAGAACATGTTTATCccatttaattgattttgtagTTACGTAAATCACGTAGACAAGTTAATACACGTTTTTGTATTTCCTCGATAGTCTtagttcatttataataatagattaatgTCATGAAGCATctcacataaattattattttgcattgGAATAATTGTTGTGCAATGAATACCGAacattataatcaaattattatattgtaggCAATACGGaactaaatgttattttcattgaaataggTAAAGTAACGCGATGTaggatataagtttttttaaaaaatattttgtaaactagTTGTTAGAGCAAGTTCACAGCCAGTCAAGGTTGTCGAATTTTTGATGAACTAAAAAGCTATTcctttttttgataaaaagctTCGAGATGATGACGCTCGTGCAATTTCTTTAATAGACATGGATGGAAGACACGCTGATTGATATTGAATCATTTTTGATGAAGTGCTTTTAATGTtgcaaatttttgtatgtcAATGTTTTCAACGGAGTGGAacgttacattattttacacaACTTTCTCTAATTCTGTAAGCCTTTCATAGAATTCAATCAATTCATCATGACAGCACTATAGATCTGTTATAAAATAGCTCATTAGCTAGTGTATTTTTACCTTTCAATGGTTACAAAAGCGCGTTTGGTCCTACTGTTCTCTGTACGTATGTTCTGTGACGCAGAAGACATCATATCCCCAGGGTATCATCATGCAGAGACCTCAGGGCAGCAGTGAGCGGACCCCGCTGGTGCCGCCCACCTACATGTTCGAGTCCAGCATCTCCAGGAGCTACCAGAAACGTCTCAGAAACTTCCAGTGCGCCGTCTGTGTCGTATTGATGTATGTCacgacttttattatttttttatagtactgACATTCGTTTCAacaattttcaatgttttatgaGCTGTTTAGACAAACAGATAAATATAGGAAAATAGATTTTGAGAATTACTTTAGATTCATCGTAGTAGAACCTTGAATGTACATGTTCTTCTTTGGGTACTGAGCTATAACAAGTGTTTAACTTAGCACGACTTGTAAAACCTATTTATACGCaggaaataaatctttttgatTAAGATGAAACATAGGCTGTCTAAACACACATTTACTTGTTTAAACGAAGCTAAACTTTTCAATGATTGCATCATATTTTCTAGAGGAAACGTTCGTGTTATGATGACAGTTAACAAAAGGTAATCCTCTTTTTAAGCTCGccactaaaaaataaacatctgcctatatttttatgtcactaCTACTGACGCAGAAGCTCACTTCTGGTCTGAGGGTCggtaatttatagaaatattaatatatattattttgataacatcACAAACAATTTCGAACGAAAATGATAGGCTGACCCGATAGAAAACAATATTGAGGCTCGTCTCCGTCCTTCATTGCTTTCCGTTttcaaaaatcaattaaaaactaGTTTGGCAACGTTTtggattgataaaaaatattttgtaacaaaaattttgtaaaaaaatatgttgacaGGAGTTATAGAATCGTAACTGTGATTGAAATGAGCCATGTCTCTCAAAGTAAATGTCCTTATACGAAGTTGAAAAATTAGGGCAGTTACATAAGATTGGgtaaaattaaacttgaaaGTTACCGATGTGTTGTATTTCTTGAagtctgtttattttaatcacaagGTTTACGGATCATGGATCTGTAATTGCGACACAATTACATCGGCACCAAACAGAACACttcaagtttattatttataaataaattctgtttacGCTCCACCCAAAGAAAGTGGTAGAATTAATTCAGTTGAATAGGTTTATTTTTCGCCCTACAGCCTACTACTGTCGGTAACATTGTTGGTGACCATATCCTACAACCTCACCCTCGGCGGCCCTGAGTTTCCGGAGGTGGTGTCTCCGACGACTCCGTCCTCTCCCGAGGGCAACCTCACCCGCCGTCTCATGCTCAGCCCTGACCTGATGCCGATCATGAACAGAACCTGGCCTCTCAATGGTAAGAAATAAGAGAAAACGacatttttactattaaacgAACTAATCTAACAGGAAATGgactcataaatattaatagttggcttgaattttaaagtatcgagcccaattagattttttaaaaaattttatttccataagaatgatataaaaaaatatattagcatGTTGACTCGTGTCGAcctgttttttatgttaaggGTTCATATTTTGAATGTTCGCTcttcctaaaaaaaataattttataaataatcataactGACGCCCATGACTCACATTTAAAAGAATCGACACAATTATTGTCCGACTCttagttattttatcattaaaaaataaatccttaaaaattataatgtacttTGACAACAAGACATcgtttagaaattattaataatagaacgaagcattactaaaataatgtagctcttaaaataaattaaatacacgaggaatattttattttgattacgaaaatcaagaaataaattatttgaggAATACGCATTTGATGATGGCAACTTCTGTGACGTCGAATGGCACGCGCTACTAAGGACGACTTTATAATTcgatgaattaaaattcagattattttaaacatgttatatatatatatatattttttctacattaTCATAGGTtacacaacatttttaatagcaaatacgttttaaaataaattttccgtTTGTGATTTTGGCAGtaaggatattaaaatttcaaatagagAACTACACGCCACTTACTTTtttagtaactttattttcatcacCTCACTTTAAAGCTATATGTCATATATCTTtacaaagaaatgaaaaacaaacgAGAGTTTCGAGATATGCAGATCgtctcatataatatatgtattagaaTTGACACACTCGAAATCATCAATTGCAGGTCGCCCTATCCCAAAATGGAAAGCCGAAACAGTAAGTCCGGAAGCCATAGACGCCGCTGTACAGAAAGGCAAAGCTATGCTAGTGAAGCGTAGAATAATAGAGCGAAGCCTTACTCCTCTCGACTCAGAGTCGCCGGCCTTCAGAGGCCAAAGGGCGGCAGCTACGTCGGCCCTGGTTAAACCGATCGCCGAGACAGCGTACGCCGTAGAAGAAGCAACCAGAGAATTACTGAACAGGTATAAATACGTCTAGGTACATAGCTCAAGGAGCGCCACTAGTGCGTGACTTCAACAAGTGCATTTGTTCCAGTATATTCTATGCGATGCGCCGCGCGCAATTACTTGTCATAAGCGATCATCGCGCTAATGTCAAGTGCACATGTtgttatgattatattatatgctgTGGaattatacacatacattaaatttacacatttaaatgaagtttataatttaattatcttttattgaaatttatggataaatatctatttataaaatttataaaactcgtGAACACGAGAATctaatgtagttttataacaattcattcataataagatatattcgttcgtaataagatttatttagaataaatttgaatCTTACTTGTCTTCACTgcgttagaaaataaaatattaggtgATTAATTATTTCGTGTCCTCAATAGAAGAGGGTCAATCGCGGCAAGCTAATGTCACGTGTGATAAGTGCTTAACCGCGAAACACGAGCCGGCACAGTTTGGCTTCACCGACTCGGCTCTCGATACCGTATCCAAATAATAGCTTTGCCTATCTGAAACTATATATTACAGATCGTGTTACTAGCCTCACCCCGACATCGCGTCAAGGCTGATATTACAACACACGCTGGATCACGGATGCTTATCGAAGCGATGTTATAATAAGATActcatttaaacttaaatcggAATCTACAGAACGTTAAGTTGTTTTGGGTCTGAGAATACGTCGGTAGACTGTTGTCAGACTGATTACTTACGTCATCAGCATCATGAGCCTTAGCTACAGCACGCTCTCTGCCAGTTAACCTTGGTTACCTTCTTCACTAAATCTTGATGCGTGGATCCTACCTGACTTTTATTGACATGTGATCTCTCACCTTATCATcgaatctaaatatatatatatatatatatatactctcaAAGTCCCTGAGTTTTCACCAGAGGAAAACTCGCTTCTAAGATAACTTTTAAGACTGTTCGGCGTATTCCTCAACTCTTTTAGAGTTTCTCCAAAATATTCCAATATGAAATACTCCAAATCGagtataaactttttataggAATTCACATCTCCTGTAGAGtaagtaattaattgtatttgtcCAGTCGTCTGATCTCACGCTTTTACGAATAtggtaaatgtttttaaaaggtTTCAAACCTTCCAAACCAACCCTGTCTCCGTGAAGTCGAAAGCCTATTCATGAGGCACAGGCGCTTGTTACAAAAACAGCAAAAAACATTActccatttttatataaatacgttgTTTTTGGTTTAACAAAATAAGCCTATCAATCATAGAAATGACGGAAAGTTCCATATCCAGCTCCAATGAGCACTTCGTGCAGGACTATACATTAGACTCTACTCGTCTCAAACAGTCTATTCTGATGATAAAACATTGGTCGCAGTCAATTTTTTTCCTATCACAcaataaaacaactttaaatatattgtattttacttGAGGTTCATGACGTCTATCATATTGTCATCCGGTCGGGCCAAAGCTAGATCCGATTCCTTTGGGGTCTATTCTTATGAAGGTGTTAATTACAAACATCCCGAAACCCCTCCAACATTATCTATAACCCAGGGTATCTGTATATACCCGAGAACCAAATAACTGTACTCAATGTTCAGCTCCGTGAACGCACACGGTACAGATgtgcatttataaattttattattcaaaaataaacccAGTTAGTAGAATTCTGTTCGTATTCTGTTAAGTAGTcgataaaactaatgtttaaGATGTTTATGTATCAGTCACTAAGTTGCAGATACCTTATTGAAGTGAAGTCGAAAAACTTAGATAGAACTAGCaagcacaatatttttatggtttaTGGCTTTACGgctaaagtaataaaagagACGATTAAGTTAATCTTCCTcatctaaaaaataaagacatcGGTTCctcttttaaaacaatgtattaattaaaaagaccTAAATTTTCCATCATCAAAATGATTACATGCATTTGAAGGAAGATGGACCGCATTTTATTGACACTTCTAGGTACTTCCGGCTTAATCCattgtatgtaataataaaaacactatATTGCCGTAAATAATTCTTCTCTCCAGCACTGAGATACCCGATGCGGTTGGCGCAGTCGGTGTGGGTCCAGCAACCAACGGGTCGTTCCCGGAGCCAGCGTACTGCCGCCCGCCCACCGCGCCCTGCGTCATCTCTAAGTACAGGACGCAGGATGGCTCTTGTAACAACCTGGACCATCCTCTACTCTGGGGCGTCTCCAATACACCGTTCAGACGAGTCCTGCCACCAGACTACGGTGACGGTgagagaaaaattattacattttaatatttatctaactCGCAGTGGAATTGGTGTGGCAATTTTTGGAGACAGGCCCGGTGACACTTCTATCTTTAAtgcattcaaattaaattaggtACTCCTCACATTTCAAAACTTTTGTTCGTTTGAGGTAACCATTTATTACTTCCCTCCGTCCCAAAGGATGAGAGTGAGGGGTGAATGGGACTTCCTTCTTACACTATAGTCTTGTCGTCAGGGTATTGCCTTTCTTTTCGCGATCTTGTACAGATATTGCCCAAAGCAGCTATGCCCCTTCACAATCTTCACAAGAATCTGCAACCGACAGGTGTAAGCTCCCCCCGCACTGGATGGAACGGCGCTCCTCTGCCCAGCGCTCGAGATGTCAGCGTAACGGTGCACAGACCCAGCTACGCTCACGACACACAGTTCACCGTGATGCTCGCCGTGTGGGGACAGTTCATAGACCACGACATCACAGCCACCGCTCTCAACAAGGGTGAGACGATcagattatattaaacctTTTTCTATGAAGATCTTGCATTAACTTAGGAAGGACAGACAGTAAAGCAAACCAGATTGTTGGTATAGATTTCTGAATGAAGACCCTCACTTTAAGACCTCGGATATCAAGAGAGACAGTTGGTTACATAATTGAAGTCTCCGCAGGAGCCAACAGCACTCCCATCTCTTGCTGCACCGACATGACAATACACCCGGAGTGCTTCCCGGTGAAGCTGGACCCGGAGGACCCCTTCTACCAGGACTACAACCTCACATGCATGGAGTTTGTGAGGTCAGCGCCTGCGCCTACCTGCCATTTCGGTACGTCTTAAAAACAGTCAGAAATCAGCTTGGAGTACTCGGAAAACTTTTGCTGTAACAGAAACAACCCTCGCGTGCTCTGCTGGAAACGCACTCTACAGACTATAACCCCGCAATAACTATGCATTACTGTGTATGATGTAGCGgcattttaagattatttcgACATTAGATTCAAAAACCTTCCCCAACATATTTCGTGCTACAAGTTTCAAGTATTCCAAACTCGTGaagagttatttttattttttacaagaaaTTTCTGGGTTcacttttcttttatatcaaacCGAAACGTCGAAGGTCACCGCGAGCAGCTGAACCAGGCGACAGCGTTCCTGGACGCGTCGACGGTGTACAGCTTCATGGAGAACAAGACCAACCAGCTCCGTGCGGGAGCCAACGGTCAGCTGCGGATGTTGAAGCTCGGCCCCTGGGAGCTGCTTCCGCCCTCCACCGACCCCAACGACGGATGTAACACGGTCGAGATGAACGCCAAAGG
Protein-coding regions in this window:
- the LOC116778820 gene encoding peroxidase, translated to MQRPQGSSERTPLVPPTYMFESSISRSYQKRLRNFQCAVCVVLILLLSVTLLVTISYNLTLGGPEFPEVVSPTTPSSPEGNLTRRLMLSPDLMPIMNRTWPLNGRPIPKWKAETVSPEAIDAAVQKGKAMLVKRRIIERSLTPLDSESPAFRGQRAAATSALVKPIAETAYAVEEATRELLNSTEIPDAVGAVGVGPATNGSFPEPAYCRPPTAPCVISKYRTQDGSCNNLDHPLLWGVSNTPFRRVLPPDYGDGVSSPRTGWNGAPLPSARDVSVTVHRPSYAHDTQFTVMLAVWGQFIDHDITATALNKGANSTPISCCTDMTIHPECFPVKLDPEDPFYQDYNLTCMEFVRSAPAPTCHFGHREQLNQATAFLDASTVYSFMENKTNQLRAGANGQLRMLKLGPWELLPPSTDPNDGCNTVEMNAKGRYCFESGDDRANENLHLTTMHLLWARQHNRVAARLQQLNPAWDDQQLFQETRRIVGAQMQHITYAEFLPSILGEDVMWSLNLTLQESGYATVYDSTVDPSIANHFSAAAFRFAHTLLPGLIHNVDLSTGTVSYTHLHEMLFNPYALYNEQGSKRSVRSAIYTPVHAVDPHITSELSNHLFERSVANSSSNVKGANPLPCGLDLVSLNIQRGRDHGLPAYPAWREHCGLSRPHTFEDLEPIFDELSLSRICKIYKSVDDIDLYTGALAEDPKGRLLGPTLTCLVADQFLRIKVGDRYWYETSDPDINFTPEQLYEIRKTTLAGVICANEGLLDQAQPRVMEALSATNPLVDCKELPQPDFKPWKDPDQNQPTKKPSSKNNNKG